Genomic window (Desulfovibrio sp. X2):
GCGCGCGCCTGGGAGCAGGCCGTGCGCGAGGCCGTGCGCGCCGCGGGCGGCTGGGGCCGCCTGCCCGCGCGCCTGGCGCGGCGCATGGGCGCCCTTGCCCGGCCGCGCCTGGACTGGCGGCGCGAGCTCGCCCGCTTCGTGGAGGAGACCGCGCGCACGGACTACGTCTGGACCGCGCCCAACAGGCGCTACCTGCCCGCGGGCGTTGTCCTGCCGAGCCTGGCCTCGCGCAGGCCGGGGCGCATCGTGGCCATCGTGGACTCGAGCGGCTCCGTGGACCGCGCCGCGCTCACGGCGCTCGTCTCCGAGTGCCTGGGCCTGCTCGAGGCCGAAGGCCAGGAGCACGGCCTGCCGGTGCTCTACGTGGACACGGCCGTGGCCCGCACGGAGCGCCTCTTTCCCGGCGACACGCCCAGGCCCGCCGGGGGCGGCGGCACGAGCTTCCGTCCCGGGTTCGCGTGGCTGGCCGCGCGCGACGAGGAGCCGGACGCGGCCATCTACTTCACGGACGGGGAGTGCGAGGAGTTTCCCGAGGCGCCGCCCTACCCGGTGCTCTGGGTGCTGCCCGAGCCCAATCCGCGCTTCGAGGCCATGCTCCCCTTCGGCCGCGTCGTGTCCATCGCCTCGGATCGCTGAGGGAGCGCGCCGAGGCTTCATTCCAGGACGTCCAGGGAGGTTTTCGCAATGCGCATCAAGTGGGGCATCCG
Coding sequences:
- a CDS encoding VWA-like domain-containing protein → MPGSPDALRRLARARANLIMRAPFFGSLALRLSLAEDPSCEGLWTDGRVLAANPDRLRRLSDDELLGALAHEVLHLALGHHLRRGRRDAPRWNAATDYAVNPLVQEAGLRLPTGRLFDPTYSRLPAEEIYEKLPRPDDEGRDPQGGDGGGERGEGKAEEGRMQDRRIVPDDPGGTGEVRDFPDDAPEARAEEARAWEQAVREAVRAAGGWGRLPARLARRMGALARPRLDWRRELARFVEETARTDYVWTAPNRRYLPAGVVLPSLASRRPGRIVAIVDSSGSVDRAALTALVSECLGLLEAEGQEHGLPVLYVDTAVARTERLFPGDTPRPAGGGGTSFRPGFAWLAARDEEPDAAIYFTDGECEEFPEAPPYPVLWVLPEPNPRFEAMLPFGRVVSIASDR